In one window of Microtus pennsylvanicus isolate mMicPen1 chromosome 2, mMicPen1.hap1, whole genome shotgun sequence DNA:
- the Tp53tg5 gene encoding TP53-target gene 5 protein: protein MNPSTKKRPKNGVVSKMQDEKLQDKINQPVSKLIERNRLKMVLKNLSLLKLLKSSNDRIRELHSLARRCWNLIIRVPKILQISSGDNNVKMKQKNEELQNVLALVKQPESRKAEPIEKPNENTSEEWKPTEGSEESPAAAARRKKQAKPKVPKIAKNHGLLTRAQKRKLHVKEPRIVFLKIYNHRTLKMNMKPLDETDQLVWFEGLPTRIHPPGRRIMCRSSALRHVRRPCTRFCSVSL from the exons ATGAATCCATCTACAAAGAAGAGGCCCAAGAATGGAGTGGTTTCCAAG ATGCAAGATGAGAAACTGCAGGACAAGATAAATCAGCCTGTCAGCAAACTAATTGAGCGGAACAGACTTAAAATG GTATTAAAAAACTTGTCCCTCTTGAAGTTACTCAAGAGTTCAAATGACCGGATCCGAGAACTGCATAGCCTGGCCAGAAGGTGTTGGAATTTAATAATCAGAGTTCCAAAGATCCTCCAAATCTCCTCTGG GGATAACAAcgtgaaaatgaaacaaaagaatgaaGAGCTGCAAAACGTTCTGGCCCTGGTGAAGCAACCGGAATCCAGGAAAGCAGAGCCCATAGAGAAACCTAATGAAAACACGTCAGAGGAGTGGAAACCCACGGAAGGGTCAGAGGAGTCACCTGCAGCAGCGGCACGGAGAAAAAAGCAGGCAAAGCCTAAAGTCCCCAAGATAGCAAAGAATCATGGCTTGCTtaccagagcccagaagaggaaaCTACATGTTAAGGAGCCCCGAATTGTCTTCCTGAAGATCTACAATCACAGAACTCTCAAGATGAACATGAAACCACTGGATGAAACTGACCAGTTGGTCTGGTTTGAAGGGCTTCCCACACGCATCCACCCCCCAGGGCGCCGGATCATGTGCAGATCATCTGCCTTACGCCACGTCAGGCGCCCCTGTACCCGGTTCTGCTCGGTGTCACTTTGA